The Lysinibacillus irui sequence TAGTGCCTAAAATTCAAAATTTTATTGATGTTGGGGCTACAGTTATTCCTATCATTACCCACTCCGTTTTACATGCGGCTACCCGCTTTGGGACAGGGGAAGAGTGGATTGCAAAAATAGAAGCATTAACGGGTGAAAAGGTTATTTCTTCTATAAAAGAGGCGGAGCCATTTGGACCATCCAATCCTTTAGATGCAATGGTCATTGCGCCAATGACAGGCAATAGCATTAGTAAATTTGCTAATGCAGCAACAGATAGTCCTGTATTAATGGCAGCGAAGGCAACTTTACGTAATGGGTCTCCTGTAGTATTAGGTATTTCAACCAACGATGCACTTGGCTTAAATGGTATCAATATTATGAAGTTGTTAAATGCTAAAAACATCTATTTTATTCC is a genomic window containing:
- a CDS encoding dipicolinate synthase subunit B, giving the protein MLTGKRIGLGITASHCTYEDVVPKIQNFIDVGATVIPIITHSVLHAATRFGTGEEWIAKIEALTGEKVISSIKEAEPFGPSNPLDAMVIAPMTGNSISKFANAATDSPVLMAAKATLRNGSPVVLGISTNDALGLNGINIMKLLNAKNIYFIPFGQDSPHSKPNSLIADFDQMVDTVHAAITQKKQLQPLLIQYFK